In Eriocheir sinensis breed Jianghai 21 chromosome 64, ASM2467909v1, whole genome shotgun sequence, one DNA window encodes the following:
- the LOC126987436 gene encoding uncharacterized protein LOC126987436, which translates to MVSDRAGDVYKFDLPSTTTTTTTTTTTTTSAEGTIKPVLGHLSILLDLAITPDGQYLATCDRDEKVRLSHLSHPCLIHTFLLGHKEFVTALASLSERPPYLLSCSGDGTVKLWNYAEGKCLSTLDVSPFLSSVSSTITEAEEKERKSPSTSPSPSTPAVKKILAISSSSSSSSSSSSSSSSSSFLVAALVYRAKEVLLCKVEDGHLHFISSTPLRGEPSGGAWRRRRRHQRRRRKGGRGGGAGSVLVVEDGRGRGRGGGGGGGGGGGGGGGGQVVVMKVVEDKLEEEEEEEEEEEEEEEEKGLVGLRRRYRQLYKAGAPNIQGGVEFLYKQKFDNIGEYLKKKKERMELMEVGLPLTKRGRFLK; encoded by the exons ATGGTTTCAGACAGAGCAGGTGATGTCTATAAGTTTGACctcccctctactactactactactactactactactactactactacttctgcggAGGGAACTATCAAGCCTGTTTTGGGTCATCTGTCTATTCTTCTGGATTTG gCTATCACCCCAGACGGACAGTACCTGGCCACCTGTGATCGCGACGAGAAGGTGCGCTTATCACACCTCTCTCACCCCTGCCTGATACACACCTTCCTGCTGGGCCATAAGGAGTTCGTGACGGCCCTCGCATCCCTCTCGGAGCGACCCCCATACCTGCTGTCCTGCTCtggg gATGGAACGGTCAAACTCTGGAACTACGCGGAGGGAAAATGTCTCTCTACCCTCGATgtctctccgtttctttcctccgtttcctccaccatcacggaagcggaggagaaggagagaaaaagcccctccacctctccatctccttccactcctgctGTTAAGAAGATATTagctatttcttcctcctcctcctcctcctcctcctcctcctcctcctcttcttcttcttccttcctggttGCTGCCCTTGTCTAtag GGCAAAAGAAGTCTTACTCTGCAAAGTGGAGGATGGtcatctccacttcatctcctccactccaCTTCGAGGAGAACCAAGTGGAggagcctggaggaggaggaggaggcaccagcggaggaggaggaagggaggaagaggaggtggagctgGGTCT gttcttgtggtggaagatggaagaggaagaggaagaggaggaggaggaggaggaggaggaggaggaggaggaggaggaggaggacaggtggtggtgatgaaggtggtggaagataagctggaggaggaggaggaggaggaggaggaggaggaggaagaagaggaggagaagggcttgGTCGGGCTGAGAAGAAGATATCGCCAGTTGTACAAag cAGGAGCCCCGAACATTCAAGGAGGCGTGGAATTTCTATACAAGCAGAAATTTGACAACATCGGAGAATacctgaaaaagaagaaggagaggatggagttGATGGAGGTCGGACTGCCATTGACGAAGAGGGGACGCTTTCTCAagtga